Within the Vanacampus margaritifer isolate UIUO_Vmar chromosome 8, RoL_Vmar_1.0, whole genome shotgun sequence genome, the region GTCTTAAGAAAAGTGTTTGCCTGTGCTAGTGTTGAATAAATGTTTGCCCCATTATTATTAATCAGACAAACTATGTGacttattacaaataaaaatgcctAAATTACCATTGTTTGCCAAAGCCACAGCTCCAAATAGCTTCTTCTTGTTTAATTTCCTTTACAATTATATTAAAAGTACATACACTGTAATGTTTTGACTCTAAACTTGACCCTCAGATGGTTAGAGTCAGCTTATAGATCACAAATGTTGAATTAATCATGAGGATGCACTCGAGACACAAATGTTTGAGTCTGAAGGCCATCTATTAAAGTTTCATGAAATTACGCTTTTGGGCTTACCTTTAGTTACATTCACGGTAGTTTGTTCTTCAAGGCAAATGTGTAAAAGAGTGCTCTTGGATTTACAGGAGGGACCATCTGTGGCTCTGTTTAAGGACCACAAACTAGCAGCAATGGTCCAGCAATGCCAAAGTCAAGTTGAAATCAAAACCCTGCAAAACGGTAAATTCTCACAATACATTTGTACAGATTACCCCCTCATCATCcattcttttctttcatttgtgtgtgtgagacagcTTCACCTCCATGCCGGAACAGTGTACACCTGCCTGCTCTCAACCCAGAGAGACTAAAGACCGCCAAAGCCATGGTGGAAAAAACTGTCAAGGTAGGTCAacaatacatttatattatGAAAGAAATTGGCTTTGTATTATTTTggaaatattcatttttttaatcacacctccatttttttacttctacttcTTACTTTTAGTTGCATAAAGTCTTCACCGTTCAGGGTCCGTACCCGGTTATTAGGGCCTCACTGAGGGCCAGAGGCTGGGTGGAAAAGCGGATGTGTCGCCCTGGCCTCCATACGTACGCACGGCCTGTTAAAGCGGACCGCTGTAATGATGACAGCGATGGTGAAGATGGTCAGCTGATGGAGGATGTGATGTTAAAATGGCACATTTGGTCTTTTTTATTGATGTGCTATTGATCCTCCTTCTCAGATTATGTCAAGCAAGAACAAGATCCGGATGAACATCACAGTCTTATGGTAAGgacacaaagaaacaaaacacgAGAACATCTGGTATTTTTTTGAGTTAAATGTCGCTTTTTTCATTCCTCAGTCTCGCCTGGTGCGGAATGAAATGGTTTATTTCTACTGGACAATTAAAAGAGATGCCATCAACACCAGCATCTTGCAGAAAGAACAGATGATCAATCATTTTGCCAAAGCAGGCAGCTTCACCACCAAAGTACAATCGTCTTATGTTGAGTTGACTCAATagattattcaattaaaaaaaacaatgtgttcCAGGTGGGCTTGTGTGTGAACCTGAGGAGTCTGCACTGGTTTGACTCAGCAGACCCGGACACCTTCTTTCCTCGCTGTTACAGACTTGCAGCACGGGATGAAAAACATGCTTTCATTGGTGAGACATTCTAAATGACTTTCTGGTCCAAGAATTAGAAAGAAGTACAACTTTTTGATGACTGTAGACTGTATTTCCCTCCTGAAGAGGACTATAGGAGGACAGCTTGCATCAGTCTTTTGAAGTATGTTGTGGAGGGACCACATCATGttcaggaagagaagaaaaacaagcacATTCAAAGTATAATCATTTTATCATACAATGTAGATCACTAGGGTTCCACTTGATTGTGTTCCTCCATTTTTTAGAACCACCCGATCCTGTGattgttttcaaaatgatcAACGCAGCTCTCAAAGTGTGCCAGGATTTTCTTGAGAGTTTGGATCACGCTGACATTGACACAAGCTTGGAGACAAATCCATCCCTGACGACGGAGGAGTGGGGGGAATTTATTGACAACTACTGCTTGCTTGTTCAGTAAGTCCTgcagtgtgtcagtgtgtgtttgcatacACAATAGAGGTTTTGTTTGCTCTTTCACTCAGTGACGGAGCCCAAATTGAGATTAGTAATCACTTGGTAACCTGCTGTAAGGCCATGCTACAGAGGCTGGCCGAGGTCAGTCCACAACTGGACACGGACGGCATACACAACATATGGATCATCAAGCCCGGTGCTATGTCCAGAGGCAGAGGTGAGAGCTCTGACCCTGTCATACGTGCACTATTTCAAAATATGACTCCATCTCTTGTGTCTTCTAGGCATTAAATGTGCCAAGCGTTTAGATCAGATTCTCAGCCTGGTGGACAGCGATCCAGCTGTGATCAAGGAAAGCAAGTGGGTGGTGCAGAAGTACTTGGAACGGCCCTTCTTGGTGGAGGGCACCAAGTTTGATGTGCGCCAGTGGTTTCTGGTCACAGACTGGAACCCTCTCACCGTGTGGTTTTATAAGAAGTGTTACTTGCGCTTCTGTACCCAACCTTACTCATTGGACACAATGGACAAGTATGTTTGAAACATTTTATCTCTCTTAATTGACCGTTCACTAACGCCACACCCCGAAATGCAGATTGGCCAGTCAAAGAAAAACTGAATTAAATTTTACGATTTAAGActctttttttaagtttttgataAAGTTTTGCTCTTTTAAAGAGTCAGTAAATTAAAATACTGTAGCTATAGTAATGTGTTATCCATAGACATTGAAGGGAATTGATTTTGTTCTGTTTCTAAAAATCAAGCTAGCCTACATAGTTGGTTGaatcccttaaaaaaataaaataaaaataatgataatcaagaaaataattttgCCTGTCCTGAAGTAAGTCGTGTAACAGCATGTTATG harbors:
- the LOC144056199 gene encoding tubulin monoglycylase TTLL3-like translates to MVQQCQSQVEIKTLQNASPPCRNSVHLPALNPERLKTAKAMVEKTVKLHKVFTVQGPYPVIRASLRARGWVEKRMCRPGLHTYARPVKADRCNDDSDGEDDYVKQEQDPDEHHSLMSRLVRNEMVYFYWTIKRDAINTSILQKEQMINHFAKAGSFTTKVGLCVNLRSLHWFDSADPDTFFPRCYRLAARDEKHAFIEDYRRTACISLLKYVVEGPHHVQEEKKNKHIQKPPDPVIVFKMINAALKVCQDFLESLDHADIDTSLETNPSLTTEEWGEFIDNYCLLVHDGAQIEISNHLVTCCKAMLQRLAEVSPQLDTDGIHNIWIIKPGAMSRGRGIKCAKRLDQILSLVDSDPAVIKESKWVVQKYLERPFLVEGTKFDVRQWFLVTDWNPLTVWFYKKCYLRFCTQPYSLDTMDNSVHLCNNSIQKHLRPSHQRHPCIPEDNMWSDDQFMTFLSGRGYKAQWENTVVPGMKKAVIHALQTAQDLVDSRKNTFELYGADFMLGRDLHPWLIEINASPTMAPSTPVTARLCAAVQEDTLRVVLDRRVNRSADTGDFELIYQQATVDIPQYVGVNLFIEGFRLKGTCLLPPLRPLNRSAPKYHGTRKEMATEKSKPLPKVVKSANAPIKNISKKILPLPIPQPPVPIPIETFTLHLPKTAHRSIHLPLDACSRSVFLWRRGL